Within the Natranaeroarchaeum sulfidigenes genome, the region CGCTTTGGCGTCTTCACCGTCCTCGGGAATCTCCGCGGCGTGTGCCGGTTCGCTCATGCACGATCACCTGTTGGCCGTGCTGTGGTGGTTGGCTGGCGATACTGTCGTCGTGGGTGTCGGGATCGATACATGGTTCGAGCGGTGACTGTGTGATCTACGGTCGATGCGGGCCGGGTCGAAAACTGTAGTAGTGGTGGGGCTAGAAGGCCCCTACGATCACACCGAGAAGACGTCGGACGGACCGGGTGCTGGCGGCCTCGGGCACACCAGCCGTGACGGTCCGTGTCATCAGTACGCTTCTGATGCCCTTCGTGTACATAATTCTTGTGAGTCGGAGCGACGTGTACCGGTAGCTCGGGGTTGTCACTACCGGCAAACCGGGAAGCGGTCATCAGGCGCGGACCTCCTCGGTGCGCTTGATGCCCTGCTCGTGGGCGAACTCCTTCAGCATCTCCATCGTCACACGTTCTTTCTCCGCGCCACGGTCTTTCACCTGACGTGTGAGCGCCCGAACTTCCTCGTCGGTCGGCGCGAATCCGGCGTCTTCCAGCCGTTCGCGAACCGAGTGGTTGCCGGTGTGTTTACCCAGCACCAGCTTGCGGTGTGCGCCGACCATCTGTGGGGTCATGACGCCCGGCTCGAACGTGTCGGAGTTCTCGATGACGCCCGCGGCGTGGATACCGCTCTCGTGGGAGAAGGCGTTCTCGCCGACGACGGGCTTGTTGCCCGGCACGTCGATCCCGCTTTTCTCCTCGACCAGCCGCGAGAGCTCGGTGATACGTGTCGTGTCGATGCCGGTATCGACCTGATACACCGATTCGATCGCCATCACGAACTCCTCGTAGGCCGCGTTGCCAGCGCGCTCGCCGATCGAGTTGACCGACACCTGTGCCTGTTTTGCGCCCGCCTCGATGCCCGAAAGGGCGTTGGCGGTCGCCAGCCCGAAGTCGTCGTGGGTGTGGACGTCGACGTTGGCGTCGGTGTGGGAGACGACCGTGCTGATCAGGTCGTAGAACCGGCGCGGCGTCG harbors:
- a CDS encoding LeuA family protein, producing the protein MPCPTNRPWIRPLTPVRGVEFFQGTLDSTDEIESARVFDTTLRDGEQSPRTSFSYEDKREIAAVLDEMGTHVIEAGFPVNSDAEFEAVRDIAKHTSTTTCGLARVVDKDIEAALDSGVEMVHVFSSTSDVQIEDSMHATREEVVERSVAAVERVKDAGAICMYSPMDATRTDEDYLIEVIEAVTEAGTDWINIPDTCGVATPRRFYDLISTVVSHTDANVDVHTHDDFGLATANALSGIEAGAKQAQVSVNSIGERAGNAAYEEFVMAIESVYQVDTGIDTTRITELSRLVEEKSGIDVPGNKPVVGENAFSHESGIHAAGVIENSDTFEPGVMTPQMVGAHRKLVLGKHTGNHSVRERLEDAGFAPTDEEVRALTRQVKDRGAEKERVTMEMLKEFAHEQGIKRTEEVRA